The Metamycoplasma gateae genome window below encodes:
- a CDS encoding energy-coupling factor transporter transmembrane component T family protein, translating into MQKNIVGKYLNIDTPIHKLDPRLKFLANILFIILFFISSHYITLATLILFSMVIYVITTKSIKSLFQKIKLPIYIALFLLLINMLTVKGAVMYYDIDKYIPLSSETNADAYVIYRGKLIINVTYFAPKNDINSVFQFTLFSLHRTITIFLRIYGVILVTTVLTVSTKPVLLTRAINNLLFPLKLFRIPTEIITMIISIALRFIPTLLEESSRIMKAQSSRGVDFKNGNFKDKIKSFIVLMVPLFVSSFNKANDLSDAMTSRGYEPYSKRTYYRVLSPNWRDLISTIILMGLTALIVVSSIDSIQLPNWWLSTFQKV; encoded by the coding sequence ATGCAAAAAAACATAGTGGGTAAATATTTAAATATAGATACCCCAATACATAAATTAGACCCAAGATTGAAATTCTTAGCTAATATTTTATTTATAATTCTTTTCTTCATTTCTTCACATTACATAACATTAGCTACATTAATTTTATTTAGCATGGTTATCTATGTGATAACAACAAAATCGATTAAATCATTATTCCAAAAAATAAAATTACCAATTTATATTGCGTTATTTCTACTCTTAATAAATATGCTAACCGTCAAGGGTGCAGTGATGTATTATGATATCGATAAATATATTCCGCTCTCAAGCGAAACAAATGCTGATGCTTATGTTATATACAGAGGTAAATTGATCATAAATGTAACTTATTTTGCACCAAAAAATGATATTAATTCAGTATTTCAATTTACTCTTTTTTCATTACATCGAACAATAACTATATTTTTAAGAATATACGGGGTTATTTTAGTAACAACAGTATTAACTGTTTCGACAAAACCTGTTCTTCTAACAAGAGCAATAAATAATCTGTTATTCCCTCTAAAATTATTTAGAATTCCTACAGAAATCATCACAATGATAATCTCTATTGCGTTACGTTTTATACCTACATTGCTAGAAGAATCAAGCAGAATAATGAAAGCCCAATCAAGCCGGGGTGTTGATTTTAAAAATGGAAATTTCAAAGATAAAATAAAATCTTTTATTGTTCTTATGGTTCCTTTATTTGTTTCGTCATTTAATAAAGCTAATGATCTATCAGATGCAATGACTTCAAGGGGTTATGAACCATATTCAAAAAGAACATACTATAGAGTATTATCACCTAATTGAAGAGATTTAATATCAACAATAATTTTAATGGGATTAACAGCATTGATAGTTGTATCTTCAATTGATTCAATTCAATTACCAAATTGATGATTATCAACATTCCAAAAGGTTTAA